One part of the Gossypium raimondii isolate GPD5lz chromosome 1, ASM2569854v1, whole genome shotgun sequence genome encodes these proteins:
- the LOC105779797 gene encoding G-type lectin S-receptor-like serine/threonine-protein kinase At4g27290 isoform X1, with the protein MVLFLCLLLFFTTTLALNTITPGQSIKDGETLVSAGGSFELGFFSPQNSKSRYVGIWYKKVSTGTVVWVANRETPVSDASGVLSINHNGILSIMNRTKGIVWSSSTSRNASEEAIAQLLDSGNFVVKDRNDGDPTNLLWQSFDYPCDTFLPGMKLGRNFVTGFDWHISSWKSMQNPAPGLYSLRTDPQGLPQFVLKKGPEILFRAGPWNGAYLTGRTLATVNPIYSFEFVWNENEIYYEYEVQNHSVYTRYLLNPSGLIQRTIWNERKNDWEVFATSQADQCSIYAYCGPYATCNTNESPPCKCLEGFMHRSASPEDINSVDWSNGCTRRTPLACEGGDSFLKQTGLRIPDTSKSWADLSIDLKECEKLCLKNCSCTAYTNLDIREGGRGCLLWYGDLTDISELNEGGQDLYIRLATCDLNHIQNKGKIKEKQKAAIISISVIITSGMMLLALWLYVRRKKLRKTDEHGKEDLELPAFDFATVAMATNNFSGNNILGQGGFGPVYKGTLIEGQEIAVKRLSKNSGQGLEEFKNEVTLISKLQHRNLVKLFGCCVRKDEKILIYEYMPNKSLDYFIFDQTRSKLLDWRIRMHIIDGIARGVLYLHHDSRLRIIHRDLKASNILLDNNMNPKISDFGLARKFGVHQTQAKTKRVIGTYGYMSPEYALDGLFSTKSDVFSFGVLVLEILSGKKNRGFSHPEHDHNLLGHAWTLWMGKRPLELIDTAFGDLYNATEVLRCINVALLCVQQSPPDRPNMSLVLLMLCGDSVLPQPKQPGFFIERNLPMTDSISEKDEMFSIYESTITSLEPR; encoded by the exons ATGGTGCTTTTTCTATGCTTGCTTCTCTTCTTTACGACTACTTTGGCACTAAACACTATAACTCCAGGGCAGTCCATAAAAGATGGTGAAACGCTGGTGTCAGCTGGTGGAAGCTTTGAACTGGGATTTTTCAGTCCCCAAAATTCCAAGAGTCGATATGTGGGAATTTGGTACAAGAAAGTATCAACTGGGACTGTTGTATGGGTTGCCAATAGGGAAACTCCAGTTTCTGATGCCTCAGGAGTTCTCAGTATCAACCACAATGGAATTCTTTCAATTATGAATCGCACCAAAGGCATTGTGTGGTCTTCCAGTACATCAAGAAACGCATCAGAGGAGGCGATTGCACAACTCCTGGATTCGGGAAATTTCGTAGTGAAGGACCGAAATGATGGTGATCCAACAAACCTTCTTTGGCAGAGTTTTGATTATCCTTGCGATACCTTTTTACCAGGAATGAAGCTTGGGAGAAACTTTGTCACCGGTTTTGATTGGCATATATCATCCTGGAAAAGTATGCAAAATCCTGCTCCAGGTCTATATTCTCTCAGGACCGATCCGCAGGGGTTACCGCAGTTCGTTCTTAAGAAAGGACCTGAAATATTGTTCAGAGCAGGACCATGGAATGGTGCTTATCTTACAGGAAGAACACTGGCTACAGTTAATCCAATATATTCGTTTGAGTTTGTCTGGAATGAGAATGAGATCTACTACGAATACGAGGTTCAAAACCATTCTGTATATACAAGGTACTTACTGAATCCATCAGGTCTAATACAACGCACCATATGGAATGAGAGAAAAAATGACTGGGAGGTTTTCGCCACATCACAAGCGGATCAGTGTTCCATATATGCCTATTGTGGACCATATGCCACTTGCAACACCAATGAATCTCCACCATGTAAATGCTTGGAAGGGTTCATGCACAGATCAGCATCTCCCGAGGATATTAATTCTGTAGATTGGTCAAACGGATGTACCCGAAGGACACCATTGGCATGTGAAGGTGGAGATAGCTTTCTCAAGCAAACTGGACTAAGAATACCAGACACTTCAAAATCTTGGGCTGACCTTAGCATTGATCTTAAGGAGTGTGAGAAATTGTGTTTGAAGAATTGCTCTTGCACTGCATACACAAATTTAGATATCCGAGAGGGAGGCCGTGGCTGCTTGCTGTGGTACGGAGACTTAACTGACATCTCAGAATTAAATGAGGGTGGGCAAGACCTTTATATCAGGCTGGCCACTTGTGATCTGA ATCATATTCAAAACAAAGGGAAgataaaagaaaagcaaaaggcaGCAATCATTTCCATCTCTGTCATAATAACCAGCGGAATGATGCTACTAGCATTGTGGTTGTATGTTAGGAGGAAAAAGCTCAGAAAAACAG ATGAACATGGAAAGGAAGATTTAGAGTTGCCTGCGTTTGATTTCGCAACCGTAGCTATGGCAACTAATAACTTCTCGGGCAACAACATTTTGGGACAGGGTGGATTTGGTCCTGTTTACAAG gGTACATTGATTGAGGGACAAGAAATAGCGGTGAAGAGACTGTCAAAGAATTCCGGACAAGGACTGGAAGAGTTCAAAAATGAAGTAACATTGATTTCCAAACTTCAGCACCGTAATCTTGTAAAGCTCTTTGGTTGCTGCGTcagaaaagatgaaaagataTTAATTTATGAGTACATGCCCAACAAAAGTTTGGACTACTTTATTTTCG ATCAAACAAGAAGCAAATTACTGGACTGGCGTATCCGAATGCATATTATTGATGGAATTGCTAGAGGGGTTCTTTATCTTCATCATGACTCTAGATTGAGGATTATCCATAGAGATCTCAAAGCAAGCAATATTTTATTAGATAATAACATGAACCCAAAGATATCAGATTTCGGCTTGGCTCGGAAGTTCGGAGTACATCAGACTCAGGCCAAAACTAAAAGAGTGATTGGAACATA CGGTTATATGTCACCTGAATATGCCTTGGATGGGCTTTTCTCAACGAAATCCGATGTATTCAGCTTTGGAGTTTTGGTTCTGGAGATACTATCAGGAAAGAAAAACAGGGGATTTTCCCATCCGGAACATGACCATAATCTTCTTGGACAT GCATGGACATTGTGGATGGGAAAGAGGCCATTAGAACTAATCGACACTGCATTCGGTGACTTGTACAACGCAACTGAAGTGTTA